The following proteins come from a genomic window of Lolium rigidum isolate FL_2022 chromosome 5, APGP_CSIRO_Lrig_0.1, whole genome shotgun sequence:
- the LOC124658055 gene encoding probable calcium-binding protein CML36 has protein sequence MKLTSFFGASPSSKKGKKTGKSAKSCSFGSTASSLSTSDESVATPRTVLPPSSSPSGSGSGSGTTKKPAVTLAVTRQELEVALRSVVSTEEELAAMLADAETTALALEGIAAAEAADEGELRDIFAVFDADGDGRISAEELRAVLASLGDDRCSVEDCRRMIGGVDTDGDGFVCFGEFTRMMMHLP, from the coding sequence ATGAAACTCACCAGTTTCTTCGGTGCCTCCCCTTCttccaagaagggcaagaagacggGGAAGAGCGCCAAGAGCTGCTCCTTCGGCTCCACCGCGTCGTCGTTGTCCACGTCCGATGAATCCGTCGCCACGCCCAGGACCGTCCTGCCTCCCTCGTCGTCTCCGTCCGGATCGGGCTCCGGTTCCGGCACGACGAAGAAACCGGCGGTGACGCTCGCCGTGACGCGGCAGGAGCTGGAGGTGGCGCTCCGGAGCGTCGTGTCCACGGAGGAGGAGCTGGCCGCGATGCTCGCCGACGCGGAGACGACCGCCCTCGCGCTGGAGGGGATCGCGGCGGCCGAGGCCGCGGACGAGGGCGAGCTGAGGGACATCTTCGCGGTGTTCGACGCCGACGGGGACGGGAGGATCTCCGCCGAGGAGCTCCGCGCCGTGCTCGCCTCGCTCGGCGACGACCGTTGctccgtcgaggactgccgccgcaTGATCGGCGGCGTCGACACCGACGGCGATGGCTTCGTCTGCTTCGGCGAGTTCACGCGCATGATGATGCATCTGCCGTGA